GCGTGTTCCCATGAGAACGAGCACGGCGGCGAGGAACGCGTTCGAGACGAAGCCGGACGCAAACACGAGCACGTCGTACTTCTCCTCGATGTCGGCGCGTACCGCGCCGATCACCGAGTCGAGACCGGCCAGGAATGCCACCGCCACATAGCGCGTGAGCTCGGGAGGCACGCGATAGGGCAGCAGCCAGCCGATGACGATTCCCAGGATGATGCCTACGACGGCAATCACTTCGCGCTCACCGGCTCGGCGTAGCGAAAGCCGCCGCTTCCCTTGAACTCTGGCAGCTCGATGTCCTTGCGCTTCACGATGTCAACCCGCACCCCTTTGGCCAGGCTGGCCGACAAGCTTGCCAGCACACCGTTGGGCATGCGCAGCGCGGTGTCGAGGGTCTTCTGGTCGCCGATGGCGCGTATCATGTAGGGAGGCGCAAGGCGAACCGCGTTCACGAGCACCGTGGGCCCCACGCATCGAACAGATGTCGACGTCACCACCCGCTGGTCGTTGATGGCGACCGCTTCAGCGCCGGCTGCCCAGAGCTCGTTCACGAACGACTGGATGTCGACATCGTGCACGATGAAGAAGTACGCGTCATCGGTGGGACCCGGTTTCTGCAGGGAGTCTTCAAGCCGGACCTCAACGCCCGGGCCCTTCACCGGCACGAGTCCTGCCTGCATTCGGGCCTTGTCGACCTCTTCCTTGAGCAGGTTCAGGGCTTCCTGGGTCTGCTTGCGACCTTGCTCGCTGAGAAGGGTCTCGTAGCGGTCTTTCTGCTCTCGCGTCTCCTTGAGGTCGTTCATGAGCTTGTTGCGCTCGGTTTCCTGGTACATGAGCATGCGGCTCAGGTTGTTCACGTTGTCTTGCGCGAGGGGGTTGCCCAGGTCTCGCTGCGTGCGGAACTGCAGCGTCACGAGAATGCCCAGCACCACCGAGGCGCAGATCATGGGGAGATGCCACGTGATATCGCGCCTGCGCGTGCGCAGGGCGGTTGTGGTCTCCTTCACCGATTCGCTCAAGCTCATGCGTGTCAGCCTACTGCTGCTTCTCTTCCTTTGTCGCTGTCTCGGCCTGCACCAGCATGTAGCCCACGGCGGGGTCGTTGTATCGCAGGTCGATGTAGCTCACCGGACGCTCCTCCAGCGCGAGTCGCCCGGTGAGCGCCTGCAGCACCGCAAACTTGTACGGTGCGCGCTCGGCTCCGCCGAGACGAACCTCGATGGGGCGATCGAGAAGGTCTATGCTGAGGAACAGCTGCCCCTGGGCGTCGGCGCGCAGCTCACGCACGCTGGCGGTCATCTCGGGGGGGATGGCCGCCAGTGTCTCTCGCACGGTCGACACCAGCGTGCTCGACAGCCGATGGCCCACGAGCAGGGGGGTGGAGACGAGCACGCGCGGAAGGCTGTCTTCGCCGCGAGCGCCAGCGGGCGCGAGCACCATGCCGTCATCAGACATCACGAACCAGCCCGTCGGG
The genomic region above belongs to Pseudomonadota bacterium and contains:
- a CDS encoding FtsQ-type POTRA domain-containing protein, with translation MAARTSKFPIRRPRASASTRKAFLLTVFCVAQVVFFTSDMFRVRAVEVVGNDRLSDATIRAQAAVSLQGPLFSVPLRNVEERVHTLHWVKDAAVRRYMPGRIQIRVHERTPALAVADPLRAGTFPTGWFVMSDDGMVLAPAGARGEDSLPRVLVSTPLLVGHRLSSTLVSTVRETLAAIPPEMTASVRELRADAQGQLFLSIDLLDRPIEVRLGGAERAPYKFAVLQALTGRLALEERPVSYIDLRYNDPAVGYMLVQAETATKEEKQQ
- a CDS encoding DUF1290 domain-containing protein produces the protein MIAVVGIILGIVIGWLLPYRVPPELTRYVAVAFLAGLDSVIGAVRADIEEKYDVLVFASGFVSNAFLAAVLVLMGTRLGVDLYLAALVTFGVRIFENLAWIRRDLITRHREAQASRASDQDAGAAIEATPSSTARPI
- a CDS encoding DUF881 domain-containing protein, producing the protein MSLSESVKETTTALRTRRRDITWHLPMICASVVLGILVTLQFRTQRDLGNPLAQDNVNNLSRMLMYQETERNKLMNDLKETREQKDRYETLLSEQGRKQTQEALNLLKEEVDKARMQAGLVPVKGPGVEVRLEDSLQKPGPTDDAYFFIVHDVDIQSFVNELWAAGAEAVAINDQRVVTSTSVRCVGPTVLVNAVRLAPPYMIRAIGDQKTLDTALRMPNGVLASLSASLAKGVRVDIVKRKDIELPEFKGSGGFRYAEPVSAK